The following nucleotide sequence is from Cytobacillus sp. IB215665.
TTTACAACGAGTAAAATTTCAACGGCTTTTTCATTTCAGAGGTGGGTTTTGTCCCAGCCTCTTTTACACTTCCTATAAAGCTACGTCTTACGTATAGCCTAAAGAGGAATAGCTTCTAATGAACTTACATGTCAATAGTGTTTACCAACCTTCAAACTAATACATAAATACGGTCGCACCTACGATTATTAATAGGATAAACAATATTACGAGTAATACAAACGATGACCCACCGTATGGTCCACCATATCCATAACCAGGATATCCATAACAACCAGATCCGCAATACATACCCTTTTAACACCTCCCTGTATATCATCACTATTACTGTATGATGACTAGTCAAATAACGATATGGATAAACGCGGAGATGTCTAGGAATTTTATAGGTTAATGTAAGGGAGGGGGAATATTAAAAGAGGCTTTAATTAGGCTGTTTACACTTTTATGATGTTTTTATACTGAGACATTACAATTAATAAATTCAGAAGAAGCCTCAATTAGCTGTTCTAATGTAGTAAAAATTGATACTAAATATACGAGAAAGAGATATAGCTTTTTTAAAACTTTCTATCTATTTCATTTTGCTTCTGTTCAAAGTACCTTTCTCCCTTTTCCATCATATTCTCAAATTTTCTCCAAAAAGAATCACTTGTATTGTCAAGTTTACCTAAATCTGAATCAAGCTCCCTTGCCCACTGATCAACTTTAGGAGGTGGTTTTTCGTTTGTTTCAGCTTCTCCTGTTATATCTGATAGAAATTTTGCTAACTCCTTCCAAAAATCTGGCACATTCATCACTCATTTCCTATATAGTTACCATAATATATTCGTGATGAATGCAGGTTGTTCACCAAATCATAGTTGTACGTATTCATGAATACTATCGAAACCATTTTATATATTTTTCTGTAATTTTCGGTAACGAGCTATTAAACAGCTTTTCACGCCAATACAAATCAGTTGTTCGCTGTACAGCTGCAGCATGGTTTGGATAAGGGTGTATGACTTGAGAAACTGAACCAATTTTTTGATTATATTGCTTAGCGTACACGATTTCTTGCATCCAATCTCCTGCACCTACACCTACTGCATGAGCACCGATTATTTTACCTTTGTTATTTGCAATAATTTTAACCATGCCATTTGTGTTATGGTCACTTACAAATCTGTCTACATCAGCTAGAGGTTGAGAGAATACTGAAATATCCCCATATGTTTCTTTTGCTTCTCTCTCAGTTAACCCTAGATGAAAAACCTCTGGATCAGAATAAGTTACCCATGGGACGTTATCATAATTGACCTTTTTTGAAATTCCTAACACAGCATTTTGTACGATTAACTTACCTTCCATACCGGCTACATGTGTAAATGGAAACCTTCCATTCACATCCCCAACAGCAAATATATGTTTAATATTTGTACGTAAATAATCGTCTACGACAACAGTGCCGCGTTGATCAACTTGTACACCTGCAGCTGATAAATTAAGCTTTGCTGTATTTGGAATTCTTCCAGAGGCAATGAGAATTTGGTCAACTTGTAATTGTACCTGACTATCGTCCTTTTTTATAGAAACGGATATATGTCCAGACTGTTTACTAACCTCTTCTACTGATGCATTTGTATAAATCGTCATTTCATCTTCAAGATGTTTTTGAACATACGGAACGATTTCTTCATCTTCTTTTGATAACAGTATCTCACTTCGCTCAACTACAGTAACCTCGCTACCAAAGCGAGCCAAAGATTGTGCAAGCTCTAAACCAATAGGACCTCCACCAATGACTAATAATCGACCAGGAGCTTCCTTCAAAGAAAAAATTGTTTCATTCGTTATATAATCAATATCATTCATTCCTTTGATTGGTGGAATAAACGGCCTTGATCCAGTAGATATGACAATTCTCTTCCCGTACACGACTTCTCCTGTACTAATTTCGATTTCGTGAGAAGATCGAAAGCTTCCGATACCGATATATACGTCTACTCCCATACTTCGAAATCTATCGGCATCATCATGTTTTGCTATCGTATTAATTGCTAATTTTACTCTAGTCATTGCTGCGTCTAGCGATGGTTTTCCTTGTAATTGAAGTCCAAATTGTTCTGTTTGCGTTTTTGCATGGTGAACGATCTTAGCTGACTCTATTAGTGCTTTCGATGGAACACAGCCGTAATGCAAGCAATCTCCACCAGGTTGTTCTTCCTTTTCAATCAACGCTACTTTTGCTCCTAATGAACTAGCACCCGCTGCAACTGTTAGTCCACCTGCACCGCCACCAATAACTACTAGGTCGTATTTTTTCACTGTTCTTCCCACCTTATGATAAAATTCTTTTTGCTTCTAATAATCGCTGAGCTGTTGTAAAAATTTCAACCACTAGAAAAAGTAATGTCAACCATACAAGCACATTCGTAAATATCATCATTGCTGAAAAAAGTAAAAACCCTTCTGTTCGTTCTGCTAAACCAGGTTGGTAATAAAAAGATTTAATACCTTCTTTCTCCGTAACTGCACCGACTGTTAAAAAAATTGTCATTGCAACAATGATTGACACACTTAATAATAAAAGGCTCCACATCGCATCTGGGTAACGAAATGCCAAACCTAAAATAACACTAATCTCTACAACGCGATCGAATGTTACATCTAGGACCGTACCAAATGGCGATGGTTTTGTTAGTCGTGCCATTGTGCCATCAACTGCATCTAAAAAACCAGAAACCCATAAAGCGATCAGTGCTAATACGGTATAATCGAAATAAATGAAAACACCAGTTGTTATACCAATTACAAACGAAATCACTGTTGTTTGATTTGCAGACAAACCTATTTTCAACAAACCCTTTGCCGATCTTTGAAAGATAGGTTGTACGTACTTCCTCGCATGTGTATCAAGCATGATTACGCCTCCGTTAATTAATTGATTTTGATTACTTCGTTAAACCTAACCTTTTTTTAAGTTTCTTACTTGTAAAAATCGGAATAATTAATGCGAGTAGAAATACGATCACTGCAATAATAACGATCTTCATATCTCCATGAGCAAAGCTTGAGCCTAAAAAGTTATAAGCAAATGTTCCGGGAATAATACCAATAAACGTTGCTAAGACAAAATCTTTAAACCGAACCTTTGAAATACCTGCGATATAACTAATCATGTCGAAATTAAATATTGGCAACAAGCGTAACAATAAGACATATATAAAGCCTTGTTTTTCAATTTGAGTTTGAATAGATTTGGCCTTTCCAGTCCATTCTTTATTACTAATATTTTTCCCTAGCTTACGGGCAACCCAAAATGATAAAGCGGCACCACATGTTGCCCCTACTACTGTATAAATGGTGCCATTAACAGCCCCAAAAGCTAATCCAGCAGCTAACGAAAGAATAGAAGCTGGAAACAGGATAAGTGGACGTACAGTATATAAAATGACATAAATAACTGGCGCAAACAGGCCAAATGATAATATCCATTCTCTTATTAACGTCGGAGTTATATTTAAATATTTGTTATTAATCCATATTAAAGTAATAAGAACAGCTATTAATAATATGATTTTTATAATCGTTTGCTTTTTCATTTGCTCCCTCCGTTCATTTCGTTTTTTAAAGAAAGCTCTGTCTGTAAACTTTGTTGCTATAGTTCCTAAAATAGCAAAGATACCCCAAAACCTAGTTGTGTACGTGTTTATTTCTTAGTACGAAAGCAACATTCTATACGAAAACAGCATAATAAATATACTTCTAAGCAAGGAATGTGTGTACGTTACTTCGGTTAGTCACTAGCTTTACTTTTTCTCCTATTTTCACACGACTGTTTGAAGGAACGATTACACTTTTATTTATATTATCTACTTCTATTTGATCAAAAAGTTGACCATGTTTGATGAATCTATTAATCACCATTCCACTAAAAGCTAGTTTGTGCTGATCAATTTGATTATTGCTCGGAAGTAATTCCAATTCTTGGATAGGTATAAACTTGTTATGATCTGTGATAAGACCATCACTGAAAAATCTAGCTACTTCCACGTTTACAGGATGAGTGTAAACATCTAGTGGAGCACCTAATTGCTGGATTTTATTTTCCATAACAATCGCCACCCGATTACCAATTGTCATCGCTTCTTCTTTATCATGTGTAACAAAGATTGTCGTAATATTTTCTTTCTGTAATAGAGAAACTACCCATTCTCTAATAGATGAACGCAATTCAGGGTCTAAGCTACTAAATGGTTCATCTAATAATAGCAGCTTCGGTTTAGTCATTAGTGCCCGTCCTAATGCTACACGCTGTTGTTGACCACCTGACAGCTCATAAGGATATTTCTTTTCATAATCCATTAATTCAATTTTTTCTAGAAGCTGTCTCGCATGATACATACGGTTTCTTCTTTGTTTATATAGCTTTTTTGCACCGTACATAATGTTTTCAAGTACTGTTAAATGGGGGAAAAGGAGGGGATGCTGAAACATCATTACAATAGGTCTATCTTCCGCTTTGGCATGAGTTACATTTATACCATCTACCCATATTTCTCCTGTAGATACTTGCTCAAGCCCCGCAATACTGCGAAGTATCGTTGTTTTCCCTGAACCAGATGGCCCAACTAAACTAAGTATCTCCCCTTGATCAAGTTGAAAATTAATGTCATCAACAACTGAAGTTTTACCATACTGCATTGACACGTTTATGCAAGATACAAATGATTCATCCATTTCATAGCACCTCTTTATCTTTTAGCAATATATATAACTGTTCTTATGACTAGTTCAATACATAACATAAACCCGATAGGGAGGATGGCAAATAGAATAGAAAAGCTAGCAATTACCGCATCATCTACTGTATTAAAATAAGGGTAGTAAATCGTCGCTAACGTCACTACCGTACCACCTCCGATAAGTGCTGTTAAAACGTATTGACTTAGTGAAATGACAAATATGAGAAATGACGCGGTACGTACACTAGGATATAGTAATGGTAAAGTAATCGTAGCAAATATCTTTAACGGTGATGCACCTAACGATTTCGCTTGTTCTTCCCATTTCACTCCAATACGTTCATATCCAGCTCTTAAAATTCTAACAGTATAAGGAACAGTTGGAATTAAATGAACAATGGTTACACCTAACCAATGGTCGGCTAACCCCAATTTAATAAAAGTAATGTGTAATCCCATTGCAACCGCTAAACTTGGAATTAGAATAGGAAGTAATAGCAGTGTTTCAAACATTGACTTACCAAAAAAACTCTTTTGTGCTAGTCCTTTCGCAGCAGGAAACGCAATGATAAAGTTTAGAATTAATACACCTATGCCAATTGTAATAGTCGTTTGAAGCGCCTCAATCAGTTTTTGATCTTTAAACAAAATCATCCAGCCTCTAGCCGAGTAATGTTCAGGTACAACATGACCAAAACGCCAACCGTATGAAAAGCTGTTTACCACTATTAAGGAAACTGGTAAACATACAAGCGATATCATAATAAGTAATCCGATATTTTTAGTGAGCTTTCTCATTATATTTTTCCTCTTATAAGTCTTGTTCTGAGCCTTTGTATACTCATAAAACTTACTGCTGTTATGACCAATATAAGTAAAGTTATAATAATAAAAGCAGCGAGTGCAAGCGGACGATTACTCCAATCACCTTCGAAAAACCATTGATAAGCAATAATTGCAATCATTTTCGGGTTTGTTGCTCCGACTAGAAAGGGTACTTCATAAGCTGCTACAATAAACGCAAACAAGATAATAAATGTCTCGATAATTACTGGGAGAAGCCATTTCCATTCGACTGTCCAAAATACATTCCAACCATTGCCACCAAGAGTACGTACAACATCCTCATACCGATTGTCAATTTCATAAAAAACAGGAATGAGCATGAGAATAACAAAGGGAACTTCCTTCCATATATAAGTCATCATTATCCCTAAACCATCTCGATCCATCGTCAATACTGGAAATTGACTTTGGTCACTAATGAGCTCAACTGAGTAAAAAATAGAAGCAATAATACCACTAGATGAAAATAGACTAAATACCATATAAGCTGCTACGAAATGCGGAAAAATCATCGGCATCCATACGAGTAACTTTAAGTGACTTTTTTGCAAAAAATGATAAATGAACTTTGCACTAATAAGGCCAATGATTAATGACATGACAGTTGATACCATAGTTACTCTTAAACTGAACTTGATTGATTGTATAAACACTGTATTGCTAAATAGCTCTTGATATATGTGCAGTGATACTCCACCACCAGTCGACTGTATCGATTCAATAATTCCATGAAGAACCCCATACGATATCAAGAGAATTGAGAACACCGTCACAGGAAAAAATAATAATAATGTCTTGTTATGGCGTTTGTACCACTTCATTTTGCCATGTCTCCTTCACCCAATTCACATATAGAGAATCTACTTCTGGTAATAAGTGATCCTTCAATACTTCTGAAGATAGTACAGAATCCCCTCTGTTGACTTGTCGTAATTGCTTTTGTAAGTCCTCGGAAAGCTTTGTAGGGTCTAGTGCCATATTCTCTCCCCACATAGAAGGCTCCATTTTCTTTAGTTGGGCTTCAGGTGATAATAAATAATTAATTGCAACCATTGCACCTGCCACGTTAGTACTGTTGTATGGAATCGTTAAAAAATGTGTATTCCCAATCGATCCAGAGTCAAACACAAATGTTTTTGTTGAATCTGGAAAGATCCCTTTTTCGATCAAGCTCTCAACACGTGCTTCATTATAACCCATTGTCATCCATACCTCACCATCACTATACAATCGATCTAATGCAGCTAAATCTTGAGGATAAGTTTCTCCTGACCTCCATAAAAAAGGTTTAATATCTCGTAAATAAGTCCACATTTCTTGACTTTGAGTATTAATATATTGTTCATCAAAACTTTGAGATAACAATTGATTTACTCCACCTGCTGCTTCATACATTAAATGGCGTAAAAACGCATTACCTGTAAAGTCACTCGCTTCTGGATATGTGAATTTTCCTTCGTTCTCCTTCACCCACACTTTTAGTTCCGCAAAAGTTCTTGGTGGTTCAGCTATATTTGCTGAATTGTAAGCTAATACAAATTGTACTTTCCCCCATGGAGCTTCCATATTTTCTGTCGGTGTACCAAAATCATATTGGACATCTAAGCTTTCTAAATCGACATATTGTTGGACATTCGGTAGTTTATTAGAAAATGCTCCTAGTAATAACTCATTTTCTTTAGCATTTTTAAAATTTTCACCATTAACCCATATAACATCAATTGTTCCTGAATCTTTGCCTGCTTTTTTTTCAGTTAACAATTTTTGAAGAATATTCTCTGTATCCATCGGTGTGCGGGTTAAAATAATGTCATGCTGCTCAAGTAGTCTAGGTGCAACCCAATCATCAATGTAAGAGTTAATTCCCTCATCTCCACCCCACATAAATATATTCACTTCTGTTCCACTGGCAAGTTCAATAGTATCTTTCCATTCTTGCTGAAGTATATTTTCAGCTCCGTGTTGGTTAGGTTGATTGTTGTTACATGCAGATAGTAGAAAGAGAAAAATAATTGATAAAATCTTCAATTTTTTCATATATTGTCCTCCTAGAAAAATATAATATCTTCACTTTCAAGGAGGATCTTACTCGGTATTCTCCCTGATTTTCCTGTTAGCTTTTGGCTGTTTTCACATATGTTGTTGTTTTTCGTATTTTTTAAAAAACACGCACACTACAAGAGTTCTTGGCATCTTTTCTTCTTTACAACGATGACTAACATATAAACCCACTTTTTATAGTGCTAATTTGGTAACTTTAACAACAAAATTCACAAAAAGAGCCGGAGCTATTACACTACCACTATGTGTAAGCTTTTCATTATAGTAGAGTAGCTGCACATTACATTTACCAATGTACAACTATTAAGTAATAGTGCATTGTCAATTACTCTTTACTCTTCGATTTATTAGAACAAAGAAAAAAATACGTATAAACCCAGTATGATTTTTAGCCAGTAACATGATAACAATTCACTTCTTACTGCCCTAATTTAGTACCAATAGTAAGAAAGTTTATGGAAAGAGCCTTGTTAAATGCTATTATCGCATAGACTATTATCACTCTGAATAGGGCATAGGGCATGCACAAAGGCACCTTTCTTTAACTAGATTATCTTAATTTTCCACAACTTGCATTGTTGTTTCAACACATTTAACGACAACAACCTTAATCAAAGATTAAAAAAAGAACCTTATGAATATATAACGAATATATTAACAATTTATTAAAAGCTCTCCAGCGTTGTAGGAAACATTTTCAAAATGTCTTTACCAATAAGCACTTTATCATCTAGATGTAATATCGGTAATGTTATATCATTAATGAGTTGTTGTAACTCAAGTAAATACTCTTTATGATGAAATATATTTTTTTCAGTAAATTGTATACTTTGCTGTTGTAAAAAATTCCGTATATACTGGCAAGACGAACACCCATCCATCGTATATAAAACCGTTGTCAACTTTCATTCCCTCCTTACAATGTCAATTCTAATGACATCAAAACTCTTTTTCAGTAAGACAGCTTACATACATTACACCTATCTATGGATATACTTTGGAGGAAGAACAAACACAAATAAAATTTGTTCTTTATCTTATCTATTTGTGGTACATTGAATAAGTCATTTAATTATGAAAGGGAGAGATCATACATGGAGAAAATCACATCACTTGATCAGTTCAACGATATTACAGCGAGGGATGAAAAATCAATCATCAAATTTTATACAAATTGGTGCCCAGATTGCAGACGTATGGACATGTTTATAGGTGAAATTATTGACGAAAATCCTTCATTAAACTGGTTCGAGATAAATAAAGATGATTTCCCTGAACTAGCGGAAAAATATGATGTAATGGGAATTCCAAGTTTGCTAATATTTAAAAATGGTGACAAACTTAGTCATCTGCATAGTGCAAATGCTAAAACACCTGAACAAGTAAGACAATTTCTAAATGAATAATAATGAGTAGAGCCATTGCAGAATTTATGCAGTGGCTTTATTGTAGTATATATTTTGTTGTACTTCTCATACTACAAGTAATGCTTACTAAGGAGGTTGCTCATATCATGGATCGATTTAAGGATAATAAAAAAAGTAACAGGAAAGTGGACCAAGAAAAAAAATTTATTCAACAAACATATACAAAAAGCCCAAAACAACCTTCTCCACAGCCTAAAGATTATGAAGATATAGAATATTAACGGAATCGTTCAAGCGCCTATCATCATAAACCTTATCTTCATAAGGCGCTTTTTTTTTGAGTGAAATTATTTGGTGTATTATGAATTATGAACTCAGGCCTACAGTTTTAGTGTTCCAAATATGCTGTTAATTTTATCAGCATGTCTTGAAGTTTTTGTGCATTTCTAGCATACATGTCTTTTGCTGTACGATTTTCAGTTTGTAGTGCAAACAATTCAAAATCTGCTTCACATTTTTTTAAAGAGGCTAATAGCAATTGCTTTTCTTGTGGTTTAGGAATTTCTATTTTATCGTCATAAACATCTATGGTAAGCTGCCCATAGGAGTCGACCTGTGCAAGAAACACATTTTCTATAGCTACTCCTTTTTTATCTAGCTCTTCCTTTAACCACCTTCTATTTAAGCCTATCGTAGTAAGGGGCTCATCAAAGATTTGCCCATCCATAACAACAGTTTGGGGCTCCTTTATAGCAGGGGGATTATCAATAACATCCTCAACTGAAAGTGGCTGCTTTTCCTTTTTTAGTAAAACGCTTAAATCTCCATTCGTTTCTAATGTAGCAAATTCAACATCAGCAAATTTAAAGACATCTTTCTTCCTGAGTTGCTCTAATAGCTCATCTAGAGTATATTTTTCCTTTTTTAAATTGTCCTCCATGATTTTTCCGTTTTTAATGAACACTGTAGAGTTTCCCTCTACGAAATCTCTGAACTTTTTATTATGTAAAGATAGGAATGAAATAGCTACAGGAAACATTGACCAAATAAAAATGCTTATTAATCCATGCATGACGTTTAGGCCAAGATCCATTGAAAGAGTTCCGGCAATATCACCAATTGTAATCCCAACAATATATTCAAAAAATGATAATTTGGATAATTGCTTTTTCCCTAATATTTTTGTGATGACAAATAAACCAATAATGATTGAAAAAGAACGGATGACAACCTCTATCCAATCAAGCATAGCGTTAGCTCCTTCTCGTAAATATTAAAAACCTCTATATTGAGGCTCTTCTCCTTCTAGCTCTCCTACACGTACTTTGATATCATTAATAATGTCTTCAGTTATTAGCATCGCTTCATGAAAATTACGTTTAGCCTCATCCTCTACTGATGTTAGTGCTAAACTTTGTAATCCTGCATGAATACCCTTTAAGCTTGCTAAGCTTTGCTTTACTTGTGATCCAACCGTCATATCTATCACCTCTTATCCTTTTGGTTTAAAGAGTAACGCTCCGATAAATCCGAATATGATAGCTGCTGAAATCCCCGCACTAGTTACTTCAAACATACCTGTCAGCACTCCAATGATGCCATGTTTTTCTGCTTCTTGTAACGCACCGTGAACGAGAGAATTCCCAAAACTTGTAATCGGAATAGTTGCACCTGCACCTGCAAAATCAATGAACGGTTCATATAAACCAACTCCGTCAAGTATAGCTCCAGCAACAACTAGAATACTTAAAGTATGTGCAGGAGTTAATTTAAACACATCAAACATAATTTGTCCGATAACACATATTAAACCACCAACCACAAAGGCCCAAAAGAAAGTTGCAATCATTCACATTTCATCTCCATTCTCTATGGCTACTGCATGTGCTATGCAAGGAATTGTTTCTCCTTGTTGAAATGAAAGCGGAGATAGTAATGCACCTGTAGCAATGACGAGTATTCTTTTCAGTTCTCCTGCTTTCATACGGTTAAGTAAATAACCGTACGTAACTGAAGCTGAACAGCCTGCCCCACTTGCGCCAGCCAATACAGGCTGACCTTCCCGGTAGATAAGTAACCCACAATCTTGATACTTATGATCTTCGATAGCTAGTCCATGTTTTTTTAATAGATCGAGCGAAATCTCTCTTCCGATATGTGCTAAATCACCTGTAATAATTAAATCATAATGATCTGGATTAATATTCATATCCTGAAAATGAGCCTCTATCGTTTCAACAGCTGCAGGTGCCATTGCTCCGCCCATATTAAAGGGATCAGTTAAACCCATGTCGACGACCCTTCCTATTGTAGCTGAAGTAATTCGCGGTCCTTTCCCCTCTTTACTCACTAATGCAGCACCTGATGCAGTTACAGTCCACTGTGCTGTTGGAGGCTTTTGTCCACCATATTCAGTAGGATAACGGAATTGTTTTTCCACAGCAGAATTATGACTAGTAGCACCGGTTAACACATAATTTGCACCTTGATAATTTACAAGAAAAGCACTTAATGCTAATGCCTCCATTGAAGTTGCACAAGCGCTAAAAACACCTAAGTATGGTGCACCAATAGACTGTGTTGCAAATGTTGTGGGAGTCATTTGGTTAATTAAATCACCACCTATAACAAACTGTACTTTGTCCTTTGGTAAATGAGCTTTTTCAAGTGTTTTAAAACATGCTTCTTCAAATAATATTTTGTGAGCTTTTTCATAAGAGTCCTCACCTAGCCACAAATCTTCGTGTAATAAGTCAAAATGATCCGCTAGCTTTCCGTTTGCTTCGAATGGTCCACCTACGGTACCTGTTGATATGATGACAGGCTTATGATCAAACACCCATGTACGATGACCTTTCAGCATTTATAGGCCACCCCATTGTGTAACAATCGTTTTTATTAACCCAACGACAAATGCGGAAAATGTACCAAACAGAATAACTGATCCTGCAAGCTTAAACATATTCCCTCCTACACCAAGAACAAAACCTTCCGTACGATGCTCAATGCACGCAGAAATAACTGCATTACCAAATCCCGTAACCGGAACTGCACTTCCGGCACCTCCAAACTGTGCAATCCTATCATAAACCCCAAAACCAG
It contains:
- the spoVAD gene encoding stage V sporulation protein AD → MLKGHRTWVFDHKPVIISTGTVGGPFEANGKLADHFDLLHEDLWLGEDSYEKAHKILFEEACFKTLEKAHLPKDKVQFVIGGDLINQMTPTTFATQSIGAPYLGVFSACATSMEALALSAFLVNYQGANYVLTGATSHNSAVEKQFRYPTEYGGQKPPTAQWTVTASGAALVSKEGKGPRITSATIGRVVDMGLTDPFNMGGAMAPAAVETIEAHFQDMNINPDHYDLIITGDLAHIGREISLDLLKKHGLAIEDHKYQDCGLLIYREGQPVLAGASGAGCSASVTYGYLLNRMKAGELKRILVIATGALLSPLSFQQGETIPCIAHAVAIENGDEM